One genomic window of Chlamydiales bacterium STE3 includes the following:
- a CDS encoding putative Na(+)-translocating NADH-quinone reductase subunit E (Product derived from UniProtKB/Swiss-Prot:Q9Z8B3;Gene name derived from UniProtKB/Swiss-Prot:Q9Z8B3;EC number derived from UniProtKB/Swiss-Prot:Q9Z8B3), giving the protein MGIWMGNYETLNLFGLLLQSVLIENFLLANFLGMCTYLACSTKLKTANGLGVAVVFVLTVAGVLNWFVHRFVTGPNALQWLSILGLDATQIDLGFLEFLIFISVIAGFVQILEIVIEKFSPALYNSLGVYLPLIAVNCAILGACLFAVTRDYPFWPNLVYVFGSGLGWWLAIALIAAIREKLAVSDVIPAIKGMGITFMMTGLMSMAFQGFTGIKLAVPTGGAEKIPVLERKVEERSGTADLTTTTLQIDSCFSQNS; this is encoded by the coding sequence ATGGGCATTTGGATGGGAAATTACGAGACATTAAATCTATTTGGACTTCTGCTGCAATCGGTGTTGATAGAAAATTTTCTTTTAGCAAACTTTTTAGGCATGTGTACCTATCTTGCCTGTTCGACGAAACTTAAAACCGCTAATGGGTTAGGGGTGGCAGTCGTTTTTGTTTTAACGGTGGCCGGGGTGTTGAATTGGTTTGTTCACCGCTTCGTGACGGGCCCTAATGCTCTGCAATGGCTGAGCATTTTGGGATTGGATGCAACCCAAATAGATTTAGGGTTTCTTGAATTTCTTATTTTTATTTCCGTCATTGCAGGTTTTGTCCAAATTTTAGAGATTGTCATCGAAAAGTTTTCGCCTGCTTTATATAACTCTTTGGGTGTTTACCTTCCTCTTATCGCTGTAAATTGTGCAATATTAGGAGCTTGTCTTTTTGCCGTCACTCGAGATTATCCCTTCTGGCCAAACCTTGTGTACGTTTTCGGTTCTGGATTAGGTTGGTGGCTTGCAATTGCCTTAATTGCAGCTATAAGAGAAAAACTGGCTGTTTCCGATGTAATACCCGCAATTAAAGGGATGGGGATTACTTTTATGATGACAGGTCTGATGTCGATGGCTTTCCAAGGATTCACAGGAATAAAATTAGCAGTCCCTACTGGCGGCGCAGAAAAAATACCTGTTTTAGAACGCAAGGTGGAGGAGAGGTCAGGAACGGCGGATCTGACGACAACCACTCTTCAAATAGATTCCTGTTTTAGTCAAAATTCTTAG